One genomic segment of Arthrobacter sp. Marseille-P9274 includes these proteins:
- a CDS encoding ABC transporter substrate-binding protein encodes MATTRLRKLYPLPAAAAVVLLSLAGCADPNSAAAEGAGSTAAAGNGVVYNTSPDQDRIRSQKDAGLAAEVPADIAEDGKLTVASTGGSVPLSFHATDDKTVIGTEIDLAQLVADKLGLELDLQVTSWENWPLKTESGDYEAVFSNVGINDERLKKFDFASYRAAYMGFEAKKDTDITVKGAADIAGKKIAVGSGTNQEKILLAWNEELEKDGKEPASLQYYSSEADTILALSSGRIDLNLAPYPSTVYRENTRDDLKVVGKVNAGWPTETLVAATTERGNGLGPVISEAVDALIADGSYAQVLERWGLEEEAVPESEFFSEDSK; translated from the coding sequence ATGGCCACCACCAGACTCCGCAAGCTCTACCCGCTGCCGGCCGCCGCCGCCGTCGTCCTGCTCTCCCTGGCCGGCTGCGCGGACCCTAACTCCGCCGCCGCCGAAGGCGCGGGATCCACCGCGGCCGCCGGAAACGGCGTCGTCTACAACACCAGTCCGGACCAGGACCGGATCCGCAGCCAGAAGGACGCCGGGCTCGCCGCCGAGGTGCCGGCCGACATCGCCGAGGACGGCAAGCTGACCGTGGCAAGCACCGGCGGTTCCGTGCCGCTGTCCTTCCACGCCACCGATGACAAGACCGTCATCGGCACCGAAATCGACCTGGCCCAGCTGGTCGCGGACAAGCTCGGGCTGGAGCTCGACCTGCAGGTCACGTCGTGGGAGAACTGGCCGCTGAAGACCGAATCCGGCGACTACGAGGCGGTGTTCTCCAACGTGGGGATCAACGACGAGCGGCTGAAGAAATTCGACTTCGCCAGCTACCGGGCGGCCTACATGGGCTTCGAGGCGAAAAAGGACACCGACATCACCGTGAAGGGCGCCGCCGACATCGCGGGCAAGAAGATCGCGGTGGGTTCCGGCACCAACCAGGAGAAAATCCTGCTGGCCTGGAACGAGGAGCTCGAGAAGGACGGCAAGGAACCGGCGTCACTTCAGTACTACAGCTCCGAGGCGGACACCATCCTGGCGCTCTCCTCCGGCCGGATCGACCTGAACCTGGCACCGTATCCGAGCACCGTCTACCGCGAGAACACCCGCGACGACCTGAAGGTGGTCGGCAAGGTCAACGCCGGCTGGCCCACCGAGACGCTCGTCGCCGCCACTACCGAGCGCGGCAACGGGCTCGGCCCGGTCATCTCCGAGGCGGTGGACGCGCTGATCGCGGACGGCAGCTACGCGCAGGTCCTCGAGCGTTGGGGGCTCGAGGAAGAGGCCGTGCCCGAATCCGAGTTCTTCTCCGAGGACAGCAAATGA
- a CDS encoding NtaA/DmoA family FMN-dependent monooxygenase (This protein belongs to a clade of FMN-dependent monooxygenases, within a broader family of flavin-dependent oxidoreductases, the luciferase-like monooxygenase (LMM) family, some of whose members use coenzyme F420 rather than FMN.), translated as MATTPRRLQFGVFFQGVNSGTIWKLPESGSQTDFESFRRLAQTAERGLFAAFFLGEGLRLREHFGRPHELDVAGRPDAQTMLAALAAVTSRIGLVATQNTTYNDPADLAHRLASLDLLSGGRAAWNVVTTDNAWTGENFRRGGYLDHADRYRHAEAFIRTAKEIWDSWHAGADAPAGPVRHEGRHYTVDYRPRLPRSPQHRPVLFQAGDSAEGRDFAARQADVIFSGHPGFDDAVAFRADITERTLRAGRPADAVRIMPASEFILGATGAEAAEKREWVRSLQIGPQQAIAYLEQFWGRPLDGYDPDGPLPEIGPAVEQTSETRGSGFHGAKAAELTSQWRREAADKGLSILQFVRAKAGRTDGSFVGSYSEVADLLAKYARAGAVDGFNISPWLIPTGLDDIVNHLVPELQERGIYPTEYRGSTLRENLGLDVPGSSEPYDSALPQPAPAKTESVHP; from the coding sequence ATGGCCACCACACCACGCCGGCTGCAGTTCGGCGTCTTCTTCCAGGGCGTGAATTCCGGCACCATCTGGAAGCTGCCCGAGTCCGGCTCGCAAACGGACTTCGAGTCCTTCCGCCGGCTCGCGCAGACCGCCGAGCGCGGCCTGTTCGCCGCCTTCTTCCTCGGGGAGGGCCTGAGGCTGCGCGAGCACTTCGGCCGTCCCCACGAGCTCGATGTCGCGGGCCGCCCGGACGCGCAGACCATGCTCGCGGCGCTGGCCGCGGTCACCAGCCGGATCGGCCTGGTCGCCACCCAGAACACCACCTACAACGACCCGGCCGACCTTGCCCACCGCTTGGCGTCGCTGGACCTGCTGTCCGGCGGGCGCGCCGCCTGGAACGTCGTGACCACGGACAACGCCTGGACCGGGGAGAACTTCCGGCGGGGCGGGTACCTGGACCACGCCGACCGGTACAGGCATGCCGAGGCGTTCATCCGCACGGCGAAGGAAATCTGGGACTCCTGGCACGCTGGCGCGGACGCGCCCGCCGGCCCGGTCCGCCACGAGGGCCGGCACTACACCGTGGACTACAGGCCCCGGCTGCCGCGCAGCCCGCAGCACCGGCCGGTCCTGTTCCAGGCCGGCGACTCCGCCGAGGGCCGGGACTTCGCCGCCCGCCAGGCGGACGTCATCTTCTCCGGCCATCCGGGCTTCGACGACGCCGTGGCGTTCCGGGCGGACATCACCGAGCGCACCCTGCGCGCCGGCAGGCCCGCCGACGCGGTCAGGATCATGCCGGCCAGCGAGTTCATCCTCGGCGCCACCGGCGCCGAGGCGGCCGAGAAGCGGGAGTGGGTCCGCTCGCTCCAGATCGGCCCGCAGCAGGCCATCGCCTACCTCGAGCAGTTCTGGGGCCGGCCGCTGGACGGCTACGACCCCGACGGCCCCCTGCCGGAAATCGGCCCGGCCGTCGAACAGACCTCCGAGACCCGCGGCAGCGGATTCCACGGCGCCAAGGCCGCGGAACTGACCAGCCAGTGGCGCCGGGAGGCCGCCGACAAGGGGCTGAGCATCCTGCAGTTCGTCCGGGCCAAGGCCGGCCGGACGGACGGCTCCTTCGTGGGCTCCTACTCCGAGGTGGCGGACCTGCTGGCCAAGTACGCCCGTGCGGGCGCGGTCGACGGCTTCAATATCTCTCCGTGGCTTATCCCCACCGGTCTCGACGACATCGTCAACCACCTGGTGCCCGAACTGCAGGAACGGGGGATCTACCCGACGGAGTACCGCGGCAGCACGCTGCGCGAAAACCTCGGCCTCGACGTCCCCGGCAGCTCCGAACCATACGACTCCGCCCTCCCGCAGCCCGCCCCGGCCAAAACCGAAAGCGTCCATCCATGA
- a CDS encoding LLM class flavin-dependent oxidoreductase, with protein sequence MSQQHSGRGIIALEVDGAGAHPAARRAAGLTRDDLLAGTRTRQVVLAAESAGFHAVTFDDGRLAPAQGPRARLDAVQRAAFAAPLTRSIALVPVVDAVYTEPFHVATQLASLDYVSGGRAGWIVSASGTAAEGAAVGRGAVSGEALRREAEDVVEANRLLWDSWEDDAVIRDVASGRYLDSGKLHYADFRGGSFSVKGPSIIPRPPQGQLPVLAPAGLVAPGADSGADAVLVSAPTPELLLAEAAEHAARGPVIAELEIALDSRGRRAGDRLAELDAWELPEPRAELRAQLAGTAEELADYLAQLLAVARGVRLHPAVLDTELEELGRLVLPRLRAGGLLAATAPDNTFRGILGLARPANRFAAAG encoded by the coding sequence ATGAGCCAGCAGCACAGCGGGCGGGGAATCATCGCCCTCGAGGTCGACGGGGCGGGCGCGCATCCGGCCGCCCGGCGGGCCGCGGGCCTCACCCGGGACGACCTCCTGGCCGGGACGCGCACGCGGCAGGTGGTGCTGGCCGCGGAGAGCGCGGGCTTCCACGCGGTAACGTTCGACGACGGCCGGCTGGCGCCCGCGCAGGGGCCGCGCGCGCGGCTGGACGCCGTGCAGCGGGCCGCCTTCGCGGCGCCGCTCACCCGGAGCATCGCGCTGGTGCCCGTGGTCGACGCCGTCTACACCGAGCCGTTCCACGTGGCCACGCAGCTGGCGAGCCTCGACTACGTCTCCGGGGGCCGGGCGGGCTGGATCGTCTCGGCGTCCGGCACGGCCGCGGAAGGTGCGGCGGTGGGCCGCGGCGCGGTCTCCGGCGAGGCCCTGCGGCGCGAGGCGGAGGACGTGGTGGAGGCCAATCGGCTGCTCTGGGACAGCTGGGAGGACGACGCGGTCATCCGCGACGTCGCCTCCGGCCGCTACCTGGACTCCGGCAAGCTGCACTACGCCGACTTCCGCGGCGGCTCCTTCTCCGTGAAGGGCCCGTCCATCATCCCGCGCCCGCCGCAGGGCCAGCTGCCGGTGCTCGCGCCGGCGGGCCTGGTGGCGCCGGGTGCGGACTCGGGGGCAGACGCCGTGCTGGTGTCCGCCCCGACGCCCGAACTGCTGCTGGCCGAGGCGGCCGAGCATGCCGCACGGGGCCCCGTCATCGCGGAACTGGAGATAGCACTGGACTCGCGCGGACGCCGGGCCGGGGACCGGCTCGCTGAGCTGGACGCCTGGGAGCTGCCCGAGCCCCGGGCGGAACTGCGCGCCCAGCTGGCCGGGACGGCGGAGGAACTCGCCGACTACCTGGCCCAGCTGCTCGCCGTCGCCCGCGGGGTCAGGCTGCATCCGGCCGTCCTCGACACAGAGCTGGAGGAGCTGGGGCGGCTGGTGCTGCCGCGGCTGCGCGCCGGTGGCCTCCTGGCGGCCACCGCCCCGGACAACACCTTCCGCGGCATCCTGGGCCTGGCTCGTCCTGCCAACCGCTTCGCGGCCGCCGGCTAA
- a CDS encoding ABC transporter substrate-binding protein, with product MNTTSTPPARRIRRLTPLIGTALVGTSLLALAGCADPDSASAGQGQGQAGSPAASSSAEAFNLSPEQDRFSSNVSAEAKALVPQEVNADGKLTVAVSPFAAPLALYATDNKTPVGNEVDIAYALAESLGLEAQIVPVAWADWPLGVESGKYEAVLSNVTVTEERKQKFDFASYRNDLLGFYAKSDSAIAEIKKAKDVAGLRVIVGSGTNQEKILLDWDAENKKNGLEAVEFQYYDDDSASTLAIQSGRADVYFGPNATGAYKAKADGKTKLVGLVDGGWPKKANIAVTTKKGNGLAEAAEAGLDHLIGNGVYAKILDRWGLETEAIPDSELNPPGLGS from the coding sequence ATGAACACCACCTCCACGCCGCCCGCCCGCCGCATCCGCCGGCTCACCCCGCTGATCGGCACCGCCCTCGTCGGCACCTCCCTGCTGGCCCTTGCCGGCTGCGCCGATCCGGACTCCGCCTCGGCGGGCCAGGGCCAGGGGCAGGCCGGAAGTCCGGCGGCGTCATCCTCCGCCGAGGCCTTCAACCTTTCCCCGGAGCAGGACCGCTTCAGCTCGAACGTATCGGCGGAAGCCAAGGCCCTGGTCCCGCAGGAGGTCAACGCCGACGGCAAGCTCACGGTCGCCGTCAGCCCCTTCGCCGCGCCGCTGGCCCTGTACGCCACTGACAACAAGACCCCGGTGGGCAACGAGGTGGACATCGCCTACGCCCTCGCGGAATCCCTGGGACTCGAGGCGCAGATCGTCCCGGTTGCGTGGGCCGACTGGCCGCTGGGCGTCGAGTCGGGCAAGTACGAGGCCGTGCTCAGCAACGTGACCGTCACCGAGGAGCGCAAGCAGAAGTTCGACTTCGCCAGCTACCGCAACGACCTGCTCGGCTTCTACGCGAAATCCGATTCGGCCATCGCCGAGATCAAGAAGGCCAAGGACGTGGCCGGCCTGCGCGTGATCGTCGGCTCCGGCACCAACCAGGAGAAGATCCTGCTGGATTGGGACGCGGAGAACAAGAAGAACGGGCTGGAGGCCGTAGAGTTCCAGTATTACGACGACGATTCGGCCTCCACGCTGGCCATCCAGTCCGGGAGGGCGGACGTCTACTTCGGTCCCAATGCCACCGGCGCCTACAAGGCCAAGGCGGACGGCAAGACCAAGCTGGTGGGCCTCGTGGACGGCGGCTGGCCCAAGAAGGCCAACATCGCGGTGACCACCAAGAAGGGGAACGGCCTGGCCGAAGCGGCCGAGGCGGGCCTGGACCACCTGATCGGAAACGGCGTCTACGCGAAGATCCTGGACCGGTGGGGGCTGGAGACGGAAGCCATTCCGGACTCCGAATTGAATCCGCCCGGCCTGGGTTCCTGA
- a CDS encoding DUF4190 domain-containing protein encodes MPGAGADRNPPFNDPKHPGWYTDPQAGQQQGQPAPPAGPYSYQPGPGMQPAPQHDPYGGPGYSQPPYYQPAPQPKGLSIGALVCGIVGVVSFGFLFLPQIAAIVLGHIALGREPAGRGMALGGLIMGYVVVGLWALLILIGVLGAMAES; translated from the coding sequence ATGCCAGGCGCGGGCGCGGACAGAAATCCGCCGTTCAACGATCCCAAACATCCGGGCTGGTACACGGATCCGCAGGCCGGGCAGCAGCAGGGCCAGCCTGCGCCTCCCGCCGGCCCCTACTCCTACCAGCCCGGCCCCGGCATGCAGCCCGCCCCGCAGCACGACCCGTACGGCGGCCCCGGCTACAGCCAGCCGCCGTACTACCAGCCGGCGCCGCAGCCGAAGGGCCTGAGCATCGGCGCGCTGGTCTGCGGCATCGTCGGCGTGGTGTCCTTCGGCTTCCTCTTCCTGCCGCAGATCGCCGCGATCGTGCTCGGCCACATCGCGCTCGGCCGCGAGCCCGCGGGCCGCGGCATGGCGCTGGGCGGCCTCATCATGGGCTACGTGGTGGTCGGCCTCTGGGCCCTGCTGATCCTCATCGGCGTCCTCGGCGCCATGGCCGAATCCTGA
- a CDS encoding peptide MFS transporter has product MSQISPSTRVSQTAGGKTFFGHPRMLANLFSVELWERFSFYGMQGILLYYMYYSVAEGGLGLDEGLATGLVGAYGGGVYLSSILGAWISDRLLGAEKVLFYSGIMIMFGHIALALVPGAVGLAIGLILVAIGSGGLKATATSLVGSLYAEKDERRDAGFSIFYMGVNIGGLIGPLLTGLAQVTLGFHYGFGLAALGMAIGLGQYALTRKNLPEESHHVANPLPRSNYGRIAAVAIAAVVVIVLAVALGLVTAENLAPIMAWLAIIAAAIYFVVILSSKRVTPVERGRVYAFIPLFIASAAFWALFQQQFTVVALYADKQLDRTLFGWEMPATWVQSINPVFIIIFAGIFAAIWTKLGPKQPGSPLKFALGLAIMGLAFLAFIPLAGGGANSTPLLAMVGILFLFTMAELFLSPTGSSISTKLAPAAFKTQMVALFLLSISLGTTLAGILAGYYDPANEAPYFGFIGVTAIVLGAALAVAAPAMKKIMGGVR; this is encoded by the coding sequence ATGAGTCAAATTTCCCCGTCTACCCGCGTGTCACAAACCGCGGGAGGCAAGACGTTCTTCGGGCACCCCCGAATGCTCGCCAACCTCTTCTCCGTGGAACTCTGGGAGCGCTTCTCCTTCTACGGAATGCAGGGCATTCTCCTGTACTACATGTACTACTCGGTGGCCGAAGGCGGCCTCGGGCTGGACGAGGGCCTGGCCACTGGACTGGTCGGCGCGTACGGCGGCGGTGTGTACCTCTCCAGCATCCTCGGCGCGTGGATTTCCGACCGGCTGCTCGGTGCGGAGAAGGTGCTCTTCTACTCGGGCATCATGATCATGTTCGGCCACATCGCGCTGGCCCTGGTCCCGGGCGCCGTCGGCCTCGCCATCGGCCTCATCCTGGTGGCCATCGGATCCGGCGGGCTGAAGGCCACGGCCACCTCGCTGGTCGGCTCGCTGTACGCCGAGAAGGATGAGCGCCGCGATGCCGGCTTCTCCATCTTCTACATGGGCGTCAACATCGGCGGCCTGATCGGCCCGCTGCTCACCGGCCTGGCGCAGGTCACCCTCGGCTTCCACTACGGCTTCGGCCTGGCCGCCCTCGGCATGGCCATCGGCCTCGGCCAGTACGCGCTGACCCGCAAGAACCTGCCGGAGGAGTCGCACCACGTGGCCAATCCCCTGCCGCGCAGCAACTACGGCCGGATCGCCGCCGTGGCGATTGCCGCCGTCGTTGTTATTGTGCTGGCCGTGGCCCTGGGCCTGGTCACCGCGGAGAACCTCGCGCCGATCATGGCCTGGCTGGCGATCATCGCCGCCGCCATCTACTTCGTCGTGATCCTCTCCAGCAAGCGGGTCACGCCGGTAGAACGCGGCCGGGTCTACGCGTTCATCCCGCTCTTCATCGCCTCCGCCGCGTTCTGGGCGCTGTTCCAGCAGCAGTTCACCGTGGTGGCGCTGTACGCGGACAAGCAGCTGGACCGCACCCTGTTCGGCTGGGAAATGCCGGCCACCTGGGTGCAGTCGATCAACCCGGTCTTCATCATCATTTTCGCGGGCATCTTCGCCGCTATCTGGACCAAGCTCGGCCCCAAGCAGCCCGGTTCGCCGCTGAAGTTCGCCCTGGGCCTGGCCATCATGGGCCTGGCCTTCCTGGCGTTCATCCCGCTGGCCGGCGGCGGCGCCAACAGCACGCCGCTGCTGGCCATGGTGGGCATCCTGTTCCTCTTCACGATGGCGGAACTGTTCCTGTCCCCGACCGGCAGCTCCATCTCCACCAAGCTGGCGCCTGCGGCCTTCAAGACGCAGATGGTGGCGCTGTTCCTGCTCTCCATCTCGCTGGGCACCACGCTGGCCGGCATCCTCGCGGGCTACTACGATCCGGCCAACGAGGCTCCGTACTTCGGCTTCATCGGCGTGACCGCCATTGTCCTCGGCGCCGCCCTGGCCGTCGCGGCTCCGGCGATGAAGAAGATCATGGGCGGGGTCCGCTAG